In Odocoileus virginianus isolate 20LAN1187 ecotype Illinois chromosome 23, Ovbor_1.2, whole genome shotgun sequence, one DNA window encodes the following:
- the FOXM1 gene encoding forkhead box protein M1 isoform X3 produces the protein MMKTSPRRPLILKRRRLPLPVQNAPGDTAEEEPKGAPAQQEPAQAQAPKEVAQPNPCKFPAGIKILNHPTMPNTQVVVVPNNANIQSIITALTAKGKESGSSGPNKFILISCGGAPTPPPGPQPQARTSKDPKRMEVITETLGPKSAAGDENLPRPAGALPGQRWKNCAGGEAASCPLDNSLTNIQWLGKMTSDGLASCSIKQEVEEKENRHLEQSQAKSPQVERPPGASAAWPDSASERPPYSYMAMIQFAINSTERKRMTLKDIYTWIEDHFPYFKHIAKPGWKNSIRHNLSLHDMFVRETSANGKVSFWTIHPSANRYLTLDQVFKQQKRPNPDLRRNVAIKTELPLGARRKMKPLLPRVSSYLVPIQFPANPSLVLQPSVKVPLPLAASLMSSELARHSKRVRIAPKVLLADEGAAPLPTAGPVTEEKLLLTEGLSPLLPVPSIKEEDVQPGEETPHLGRPIKVESPPLEEWPSPCPSVKEESSHSWEDSSCSPTPRPKKASSTGSRSPARRVSDLLVIKRREGREMSRSRRKQHLMPPRLDEPELLLSEGPGAPQPALAGPPQPTCQLGSHPEDGGPFKTPIKEMLPTSSTPSKSALPMTPESWRLTPPAKVGGLDFSPVRIPQGAFGPLPDSLELADLSATPLKSIPLFDSPRELLNSEPFDLATDPFSSCPPSDMEVPKPGSPEPQVASLSANRSLTEGLILDTMNDSLSKILLDISFPGLEEDLLGPGSVSWTQCIPDLR, from the exons ATGATGAAAACCAGCCCCCGTCGGCCATTGATTCTCAAAAGACGGAGGCTGCCCCTTCCTGTTCAAAATGCCCCAGGTGACACAGCAGAGGAGGAGCCGAAGGGGGCCCCTGCCCAACAAGAGCCTGCTCAAGCGCAGGCCCCCAAGGAGGTGGCGCAGCCCAACCCATGCAAGTTTCCAGCTGGGATCAAGATCCTGAACCACCCGACTATGCCCAACACCCAAGTGGTGGTCGTCCCCAACAACGCCAACATCCAGAGCATCATCACAGCACTGACCGCCAAAGGGAAGGAGAGCGGCAGCAGCGGGCCCAACAAATTCATCCTCATCAGCTGTGGGGGAGCCCCCACTCCCCCTCCAGGACCCCAGCCTCAAGCCCGAACCAGCAAGGACCCCAAGAGGATGGAAGTGATCACCGAGACCCTGGGACCAAAGTCTGCAGCTGGGGATGAGAATCTTCCAAGACCAGCGGGAGCCCTTCCTGGGCAGAGATGGAAGAACTGTG CTGGTGGTGAGGCAGCCAGCTGCCCCCTGGACAACAGCTTGACCAACATCCAGTGGCTTGGAAAGATGACTTCTGACGGGCTGGCCTCCTGCAGCATCAAGCAAGAGGTGGAAGAAAAGGAGAATCGTCACCTGGAGCAGAGTCAGGCCAAG AGCCCACAGGTGGAGAGGCCCCCCGGAGCATCGGCAGCCTGGCCAGACTCCGCGTCCGAGCGCCCCCCATACTCCTACATGGCCATGATACAGTTCGCCATCAATAGCACAGAGAGGAAGCGCATGACCCTAAAAGACATCTACACATGGATCGAGGACCACTTCCCCTATTTCAAGCACATCGCCAAGCCAGGCTGGAAG AACTCCATCCGCCACAACCTCTCTCTCCATGACATGTTCGTCCGCGAGACGTCTGCCAACGGCAAGGTCTCCTTCTGGACCATTCACCCCAGTGCCAATCGCTACCTGACACTGGACCAGGTGTTTAAG CAGCAGAAACGGCCAAACCCTGATCTCCGCCGGAACGTGGCCATCAAAACCGAGCTCCCCCTGGGTGCAC GGCGGAAGATGAAGCCTCTACTGCCGCGGGTCAGCTCGTACCTGGTGCCCATCCAGTTCCCCGCGAACCCGTCGCTGGTGCTGCAGCCCTCAGTCAAGGTGCCCTTGCCCCTGGCGGCCTCGCTCATGAGCTCAGAGCTTGCCCGCCACAGCAAGCGAGTCCGCATCGCCCCCAAG GTGCTGCTAGCGGACGAGGGGGCGGCCCCTCTGCCCACAGCAGGACCGGTGACGGAAGAGAAGCTGCTCCTCACAGAAGGACTGTCGCCTCTGCTTCCTGTCCCTTCCATCAAGGAGGAAGACGTCCAGCCTGGGGAGGAGACGCCACATCTAGGGAGGCCCATCAAGGTCGAGAGCCCGCCCCTGGAAGAGTGGCCTTCACCCTGCCCATCGGTCAAGGAGGAGTCCTCCCACTCCTGGGAGGACTCGTCCtgctccccaacccccaggcccaAGAAGGCCTCCAGCACTGGGTCCAGGTCCCCCGCCCGCCGTGTCTCTGACCTGCTGGTGATCAAACGCAGGGAGGGGCGGGAGATGAGCCGGTCTCGGAGGAAACAGCACCTCATGCCACCCCGCCTGGACGAGCCCGAGCTGCTCCTCTCTGAGGGCCCAGGGGCTCCCCAACCAGCCCTGGCAGGGCCCCCGCAGCCTACCTGCCAGCTCGGCTCTCACCCAGAGGACGGAGGCCCCTTTAAGACACCCATTAAGGAGATGCTGcccacctcctccacccccagcaaATCTGCCCTCCCCATGACCCCTGAGTCCTGGAGGCTCACACCCCCAGCCAAAGTGGGGGGGCTCGACTTCAGCCCCGTACGAATCCCCCAGGGTGCCTTTGGCCCCTTGCCGGACTCCCTGGAGCTCGCGGATCTCAGTGCCACTCCGCTGAAAAGCATCCCCCTCTTTGACTCCCCCCGAGAGCTCCTCAATTCCGAACCCTTTGACCTCGCCACTGACCCCTTCAGCAGCTGCCCACCCTCTGACATGGAGGTCCCCAAGCCGGGTTCCCCCGAGCCACAGGTGGCCAGCCTATCGGCCAACCGCTCTCTGACCGAGGGCCTGATCCTAGACACGATGAACGACAGCCTCAGCAAAATCCTGCTGGACATCAGCTTCCCCGGTCTGGAGGAGGACCTGCTGGGCCCTGGCAGTGTTAGCTGGACTCAGTGCATTCCTGACCTGCGGTAG
- the FOXM1 gene encoding forkhead box protein M1 isoform X2: MMKTSPRRPLILKRRRLPLPVQNAPGDTAEEEPKGAPAQQEPAQAQAPKEVAQPNPCKFPAGIKILNHPTMPNTQVVVVPNNANIQSIITALTAKGKESGSSGPNKFILISCGGAPTPPPGPQPQARTSKDPKRMEVITETLGPKSAAGDENLPRPAGALPGQRWKNCAGGEAASCPLDNSLTNIQWLGKMTSDGLASCSIKQEVEEKENRHLEQSQAKSPQVERPPGASAAWPDSASERPPYSYMAMIQFAINSTERKRMTLKDIYTWIEDHFPYFKHIAKPGWKNSIRHNLSLHDMFVRETSANGKVSFWTIHPSANRYLTLDQVFKPLDPGSAHSPEHSESQKRPNPDLRRNVAIKTELPLGARRKMKPLLPRVSSYLVPIQFPANPSLVLQPSVKVPLPLAASLMSSELARHSKRVRIAPKVLLADEGAAPLPTAGPVTEEKLLLTEGLSPLLPVPSIKEEDVQPGEETPHLGRPIKVESPPLEEWPSPCPSVKEESSHSWEDSSCSPTPRPKKASSTGSRSPARRVSDLLVIKRREGREMSRSRRKQHLMPPRLDEPELLLSEGPGAPQPALAGPPQPTCQLGSHPEDGGPFKTPIKEMLPTSSTPSKSALPMTPESWRLTPPAKVGGLDFSPVRIPQGAFGPLPDSLELADLSATPLKSIPLFDSPRELLNSEPFDLATDPFSSCPPSDMEVPKPGSPEPQVASLSANRSLTEGLILDTMNDSLSKILLDISFPGLEEDLLGPGSVSWTQCIPDLR; this comes from the exons ATGATGAAAACCAGCCCCCGTCGGCCATTGATTCTCAAAAGACGGAGGCTGCCCCTTCCTGTTCAAAATGCCCCAGGTGACACAGCAGAGGAGGAGCCGAAGGGGGCCCCTGCCCAACAAGAGCCTGCTCAAGCGCAGGCCCCCAAGGAGGTGGCGCAGCCCAACCCATGCAAGTTTCCAGCTGGGATCAAGATCCTGAACCACCCGACTATGCCCAACACCCAAGTGGTGGTCGTCCCCAACAACGCCAACATCCAGAGCATCATCACAGCACTGACCGCCAAAGGGAAGGAGAGCGGCAGCAGCGGGCCCAACAAATTCATCCTCATCAGCTGTGGGGGAGCCCCCACTCCCCCTCCAGGACCCCAGCCTCAAGCCCGAACCAGCAAGGACCCCAAGAGGATGGAAGTGATCACCGAGACCCTGGGACCAAAGTCTGCAGCTGGGGATGAGAATCTTCCAAGACCAGCGGGAGCCCTTCCTGGGCAGAGATGGAAGAACTGTG CTGGTGGTGAGGCAGCCAGCTGCCCCCTGGACAACAGCTTGACCAACATCCAGTGGCTTGGAAAGATGACTTCTGACGGGCTGGCCTCCTGCAGCATCAAGCAAGAGGTGGAAGAAAAGGAGAATCGTCACCTGGAGCAGAGTCAGGCCAAG AGCCCACAGGTGGAGAGGCCCCCCGGAGCATCGGCAGCCTGGCCAGACTCCGCGTCCGAGCGCCCCCCATACTCCTACATGGCCATGATACAGTTCGCCATCAATAGCACAGAGAGGAAGCGCATGACCCTAAAAGACATCTACACATGGATCGAGGACCACTTCCCCTATTTCAAGCACATCGCCAAGCCAGGCTGGAAG AACTCCATCCGCCACAACCTCTCTCTCCATGACATGTTCGTCCGCGAGACGTCTGCCAACGGCAAGGTCTCCTTCTGGACCATTCACCCCAGTGCCAATCGCTACCTGACACTGGACCAGGTGTTTAAG CCACTGGACCCAGGGTCTGCACACTCGCCCGAGCACTCGGAATCA CAGAAACGGCCAAACCCTGATCTCCGCCGGAACGTGGCCATCAAAACCGAGCTCCCCCTGGGTGCAC GGCGGAAGATGAAGCCTCTACTGCCGCGGGTCAGCTCGTACCTGGTGCCCATCCAGTTCCCCGCGAACCCGTCGCTGGTGCTGCAGCCCTCAGTCAAGGTGCCCTTGCCCCTGGCGGCCTCGCTCATGAGCTCAGAGCTTGCCCGCCACAGCAAGCGAGTCCGCATCGCCCCCAAG GTGCTGCTAGCGGACGAGGGGGCGGCCCCTCTGCCCACAGCAGGACCGGTGACGGAAGAGAAGCTGCTCCTCACAGAAGGACTGTCGCCTCTGCTTCCTGTCCCTTCCATCAAGGAGGAAGACGTCCAGCCTGGGGAGGAGACGCCACATCTAGGGAGGCCCATCAAGGTCGAGAGCCCGCCCCTGGAAGAGTGGCCTTCACCCTGCCCATCGGTCAAGGAGGAGTCCTCCCACTCCTGGGAGGACTCGTCCtgctccccaacccccaggcccaAGAAGGCCTCCAGCACTGGGTCCAGGTCCCCCGCCCGCCGTGTCTCTGACCTGCTGGTGATCAAACGCAGGGAGGGGCGGGAGATGAGCCGGTCTCGGAGGAAACAGCACCTCATGCCACCCCGCCTGGACGAGCCCGAGCTGCTCCTCTCTGAGGGCCCAGGGGCTCCCCAACCAGCCCTGGCAGGGCCCCCGCAGCCTACCTGCCAGCTCGGCTCTCACCCAGAGGACGGAGGCCCCTTTAAGACACCCATTAAGGAGATGCTGcccacctcctccacccccagcaaATCTGCCCTCCCCATGACCCCTGAGTCCTGGAGGCTCACACCCCCAGCCAAAGTGGGGGGGCTCGACTTCAGCCCCGTACGAATCCCCCAGGGTGCCTTTGGCCCCTTGCCGGACTCCCTGGAGCTCGCGGATCTCAGTGCCACTCCGCTGAAAAGCATCCCCCTCTTTGACTCCCCCCGAGAGCTCCTCAATTCCGAACCCTTTGACCTCGCCACTGACCCCTTCAGCAGCTGCCCACCCTCTGACATGGAGGTCCCCAAGCCGGGTTCCCCCGAGCCACAGGTGGCCAGCCTATCGGCCAACCGCTCTCTGACCGAGGGCCTGATCCTAGACACGATGAACGACAGCCTCAGCAAAATCCTGCTGGACATCAGCTTCCCCGGTCTGGAGGAGGACCTGCTGGGCCCTGGCAGTGTTAGCTGGACTCAGTGCATTCCTGACCTGCGGTAG
- the FOXM1 gene encoding forkhead box protein M1 isoform X4, which yields MMKTSPRRPLILKRRRLPLPVQNAPGDTAEEEPKGAPAQQEPAQAQAPKEVAQPNPCKFPAGIKILNHPTMPNTQVVVVPNNANIQSIITALTAKGKESGSSGPNKFILISCGGAPTPPPGPQPQARTSKDPKRMEVITETLGPKSAAGDENLPRPAGALPGQRWKNCAGGEAASCPLDNSLTNIQWLGKMTSDGLASCSIKQEVEEKENRHLEQSQAKSPQVERPPGASAAWPDSASERPPYSYMAMIQFAINSTERKRMTLKDIYTWIEDHFPYFKHIAKPGWKNSIRHNLSLHDMFVRETSANGKVSFWTIHPSANRYLTLDQVFKQKRPNPDLRRNVAIKTELPLGARRKMKPLLPRVSSYLVPIQFPANPSLVLQPSVKVPLPLAASLMSSELARHSKRVRIAPKVLLADEGAAPLPTAGPVTEEKLLLTEGLSPLLPVPSIKEEDVQPGEETPHLGRPIKVESPPLEEWPSPCPSVKEESSHSWEDSSCSPTPRPKKASSTGSRSPARRVSDLLVIKRREGREMSRSRRKQHLMPPRLDEPELLLSEGPGAPQPALAGPPQPTCQLGSHPEDGGPFKTPIKEMLPTSSTPSKSALPMTPESWRLTPPAKVGGLDFSPVRIPQGAFGPLPDSLELADLSATPLKSIPLFDSPRELLNSEPFDLATDPFSSCPPSDMEVPKPGSPEPQVASLSANRSLTEGLILDTMNDSLSKILLDISFPGLEEDLLGPGSVSWTQCIPDLR from the exons ATGATGAAAACCAGCCCCCGTCGGCCATTGATTCTCAAAAGACGGAGGCTGCCCCTTCCTGTTCAAAATGCCCCAGGTGACACAGCAGAGGAGGAGCCGAAGGGGGCCCCTGCCCAACAAGAGCCTGCTCAAGCGCAGGCCCCCAAGGAGGTGGCGCAGCCCAACCCATGCAAGTTTCCAGCTGGGATCAAGATCCTGAACCACCCGACTATGCCCAACACCCAAGTGGTGGTCGTCCCCAACAACGCCAACATCCAGAGCATCATCACAGCACTGACCGCCAAAGGGAAGGAGAGCGGCAGCAGCGGGCCCAACAAATTCATCCTCATCAGCTGTGGGGGAGCCCCCACTCCCCCTCCAGGACCCCAGCCTCAAGCCCGAACCAGCAAGGACCCCAAGAGGATGGAAGTGATCACCGAGACCCTGGGACCAAAGTCTGCAGCTGGGGATGAGAATCTTCCAAGACCAGCGGGAGCCCTTCCTGGGCAGAGATGGAAGAACTGTG CTGGTGGTGAGGCAGCCAGCTGCCCCCTGGACAACAGCTTGACCAACATCCAGTGGCTTGGAAAGATGACTTCTGACGGGCTGGCCTCCTGCAGCATCAAGCAAGAGGTGGAAGAAAAGGAGAATCGTCACCTGGAGCAGAGTCAGGCCAAG AGCCCACAGGTGGAGAGGCCCCCCGGAGCATCGGCAGCCTGGCCAGACTCCGCGTCCGAGCGCCCCCCATACTCCTACATGGCCATGATACAGTTCGCCATCAATAGCACAGAGAGGAAGCGCATGACCCTAAAAGACATCTACACATGGATCGAGGACCACTTCCCCTATTTCAAGCACATCGCCAAGCCAGGCTGGAAG AACTCCATCCGCCACAACCTCTCTCTCCATGACATGTTCGTCCGCGAGACGTCTGCCAACGGCAAGGTCTCCTTCTGGACCATTCACCCCAGTGCCAATCGCTACCTGACACTGGACCAGGTGTTTAAG CAGAAACGGCCAAACCCTGATCTCCGCCGGAACGTGGCCATCAAAACCGAGCTCCCCCTGGGTGCAC GGCGGAAGATGAAGCCTCTACTGCCGCGGGTCAGCTCGTACCTGGTGCCCATCCAGTTCCCCGCGAACCCGTCGCTGGTGCTGCAGCCCTCAGTCAAGGTGCCCTTGCCCCTGGCGGCCTCGCTCATGAGCTCAGAGCTTGCCCGCCACAGCAAGCGAGTCCGCATCGCCCCCAAG GTGCTGCTAGCGGACGAGGGGGCGGCCCCTCTGCCCACAGCAGGACCGGTGACGGAAGAGAAGCTGCTCCTCACAGAAGGACTGTCGCCTCTGCTTCCTGTCCCTTCCATCAAGGAGGAAGACGTCCAGCCTGGGGAGGAGACGCCACATCTAGGGAGGCCCATCAAGGTCGAGAGCCCGCCCCTGGAAGAGTGGCCTTCACCCTGCCCATCGGTCAAGGAGGAGTCCTCCCACTCCTGGGAGGACTCGTCCtgctccccaacccccaggcccaAGAAGGCCTCCAGCACTGGGTCCAGGTCCCCCGCCCGCCGTGTCTCTGACCTGCTGGTGATCAAACGCAGGGAGGGGCGGGAGATGAGCCGGTCTCGGAGGAAACAGCACCTCATGCCACCCCGCCTGGACGAGCCCGAGCTGCTCCTCTCTGAGGGCCCAGGGGCTCCCCAACCAGCCCTGGCAGGGCCCCCGCAGCCTACCTGCCAGCTCGGCTCTCACCCAGAGGACGGAGGCCCCTTTAAGACACCCATTAAGGAGATGCTGcccacctcctccacccccagcaaATCTGCCCTCCCCATGACCCCTGAGTCCTGGAGGCTCACACCCCCAGCCAAAGTGGGGGGGCTCGACTTCAGCCCCGTACGAATCCCCCAGGGTGCCTTTGGCCCCTTGCCGGACTCCCTGGAGCTCGCGGATCTCAGTGCCACTCCGCTGAAAAGCATCCCCCTCTTTGACTCCCCCCGAGAGCTCCTCAATTCCGAACCCTTTGACCTCGCCACTGACCCCTTCAGCAGCTGCCCACCCTCTGACATGGAGGTCCCCAAGCCGGGTTCCCCCGAGCCACAGGTGGCCAGCCTATCGGCCAACCGCTCTCTGACCGAGGGCCTGATCCTAGACACGATGAACGACAGCCTCAGCAAAATCCTGCTGGACATCAGCTTCCCCGGTCTGGAGGAGGACCTGCTGGGCCCTGGCAGTGTTAGCTGGACTCAGTGCATTCCTGACCTGCGGTAG
- the FOXM1 gene encoding forkhead box protein M1 isoform X1 codes for MMKTSPRRPLILKRRRLPLPVQNAPGDTAEEEPKGAPAQQEPAQAQAPKEVAQPNPCKFPAGIKILNHPTMPNTQVVVVPNNANIQSIITALTAKGKESGSSGPNKFILISCGGAPTPPPGPQPQARTSKDPKRMEVITETLGPKSAAGDENLPRPAGALPGQRWKNCAGGEAASCPLDNSLTNIQWLGKMTSDGLASCSIKQEVEEKENRHLEQSQAKSPQVERPPGASAAWPDSASERPPYSYMAMIQFAINSTERKRMTLKDIYTWIEDHFPYFKHIAKPGWKNSIRHNLSLHDMFVRETSANGKVSFWTIHPSANRYLTLDQVFKPLDPGSAHSPEHSESQQKRPNPDLRRNVAIKTELPLGARRKMKPLLPRVSSYLVPIQFPANPSLVLQPSVKVPLPLAASLMSSELARHSKRVRIAPKVLLADEGAAPLPTAGPVTEEKLLLTEGLSPLLPVPSIKEEDVQPGEETPHLGRPIKVESPPLEEWPSPCPSVKEESSHSWEDSSCSPTPRPKKASSTGSRSPARRVSDLLVIKRREGREMSRSRRKQHLMPPRLDEPELLLSEGPGAPQPALAGPPQPTCQLGSHPEDGGPFKTPIKEMLPTSSTPSKSALPMTPESWRLTPPAKVGGLDFSPVRIPQGAFGPLPDSLELADLSATPLKSIPLFDSPRELLNSEPFDLATDPFSSCPPSDMEVPKPGSPEPQVASLSANRSLTEGLILDTMNDSLSKILLDISFPGLEEDLLGPGSVSWTQCIPDLR; via the exons ATGATGAAAACCAGCCCCCGTCGGCCATTGATTCTCAAAAGACGGAGGCTGCCCCTTCCTGTTCAAAATGCCCCAGGTGACACAGCAGAGGAGGAGCCGAAGGGGGCCCCTGCCCAACAAGAGCCTGCTCAAGCGCAGGCCCCCAAGGAGGTGGCGCAGCCCAACCCATGCAAGTTTCCAGCTGGGATCAAGATCCTGAACCACCCGACTATGCCCAACACCCAAGTGGTGGTCGTCCCCAACAACGCCAACATCCAGAGCATCATCACAGCACTGACCGCCAAAGGGAAGGAGAGCGGCAGCAGCGGGCCCAACAAATTCATCCTCATCAGCTGTGGGGGAGCCCCCACTCCCCCTCCAGGACCCCAGCCTCAAGCCCGAACCAGCAAGGACCCCAAGAGGATGGAAGTGATCACCGAGACCCTGGGACCAAAGTCTGCAGCTGGGGATGAGAATCTTCCAAGACCAGCGGGAGCCCTTCCTGGGCAGAGATGGAAGAACTGTG CTGGTGGTGAGGCAGCCAGCTGCCCCCTGGACAACAGCTTGACCAACATCCAGTGGCTTGGAAAGATGACTTCTGACGGGCTGGCCTCCTGCAGCATCAAGCAAGAGGTGGAAGAAAAGGAGAATCGTCACCTGGAGCAGAGTCAGGCCAAG AGCCCACAGGTGGAGAGGCCCCCCGGAGCATCGGCAGCCTGGCCAGACTCCGCGTCCGAGCGCCCCCCATACTCCTACATGGCCATGATACAGTTCGCCATCAATAGCACAGAGAGGAAGCGCATGACCCTAAAAGACATCTACACATGGATCGAGGACCACTTCCCCTATTTCAAGCACATCGCCAAGCCAGGCTGGAAG AACTCCATCCGCCACAACCTCTCTCTCCATGACATGTTCGTCCGCGAGACGTCTGCCAACGGCAAGGTCTCCTTCTGGACCATTCACCCCAGTGCCAATCGCTACCTGACACTGGACCAGGTGTTTAAG CCACTGGACCCAGGGTCTGCACACTCGCCCGAGCACTCGGAATCA CAGCAGAAACGGCCAAACCCTGATCTCCGCCGGAACGTGGCCATCAAAACCGAGCTCCCCCTGGGTGCAC GGCGGAAGATGAAGCCTCTACTGCCGCGGGTCAGCTCGTACCTGGTGCCCATCCAGTTCCCCGCGAACCCGTCGCTGGTGCTGCAGCCCTCAGTCAAGGTGCCCTTGCCCCTGGCGGCCTCGCTCATGAGCTCAGAGCTTGCCCGCCACAGCAAGCGAGTCCGCATCGCCCCCAAG GTGCTGCTAGCGGACGAGGGGGCGGCCCCTCTGCCCACAGCAGGACCGGTGACGGAAGAGAAGCTGCTCCTCACAGAAGGACTGTCGCCTCTGCTTCCTGTCCCTTCCATCAAGGAGGAAGACGTCCAGCCTGGGGAGGAGACGCCACATCTAGGGAGGCCCATCAAGGTCGAGAGCCCGCCCCTGGAAGAGTGGCCTTCACCCTGCCCATCGGTCAAGGAGGAGTCCTCCCACTCCTGGGAGGACTCGTCCtgctccccaacccccaggcccaAGAAGGCCTCCAGCACTGGGTCCAGGTCCCCCGCCCGCCGTGTCTCTGACCTGCTGGTGATCAAACGCAGGGAGGGGCGGGAGATGAGCCGGTCTCGGAGGAAACAGCACCTCATGCCACCCCGCCTGGACGAGCCCGAGCTGCTCCTCTCTGAGGGCCCAGGGGCTCCCCAACCAGCCCTGGCAGGGCCCCCGCAGCCTACCTGCCAGCTCGGCTCTCACCCAGAGGACGGAGGCCCCTTTAAGACACCCATTAAGGAGATGCTGcccacctcctccacccccagcaaATCTGCCCTCCCCATGACCCCTGAGTCCTGGAGGCTCACACCCCCAGCCAAAGTGGGGGGGCTCGACTTCAGCCCCGTACGAATCCCCCAGGGTGCCTTTGGCCCCTTGCCGGACTCCCTGGAGCTCGCGGATCTCAGTGCCACTCCGCTGAAAAGCATCCCCCTCTTTGACTCCCCCCGAGAGCTCCTCAATTCCGAACCCTTTGACCTCGCCACTGACCCCTTCAGCAGCTGCCCACCCTCTGACATGGAGGTCCCCAAGCCGGGTTCCCCCGAGCCACAGGTGGCCAGCCTATCGGCCAACCGCTCTCTGACCGAGGGCCTGATCCTAGACACGATGAACGACAGCCTCAGCAAAATCCTGCTGGACATCAGCTTCCCCGGTCTGGAGGAGGACCTGCTGGGCCCTGGCAGTGTTAGCTGGACTCAGTGCATTCCTGACCTGCGGTAG
- the TEX52 gene encoding testis-expressed protein 52 isoform X2 — protein MASHLQRPPRGLDDPSQVRETFLKMVHAHETLPTPCTWAQREFLLPREPKELPGFTQQAYHQLALKPPPYTEMKAKVHQRLACPWKDTAQHTWGFHTWLDVGRLPATFPSRPDKPYDSNVWRWLTDSRAHRQPPAEPPVPPPSWLGQNSFLTFISCTPIFLDVNRRKQVILRTVKELQEAEKLKLRSEVRAPPLDTHGNILPPKASKK, from the exons atggcCAGCCATCTGCAAAGACCACCCAGAGGGCTGGACGACCCATCCCAAGTGAGAGAAACTTTCTTGAAG ATGGTCCACGCCCATGAGACCCTCCCGACCCCGTGCACGTGGGCCCAACGCGAGTTCCTCCTCCCCAGGGAGCCCAAGGAGCTACCCGGCTTCACCCAGCAAGCCTACCACCAGCTGGCCCTGAAGCCGCCACCCTACACGGAGATGAAGGCCAAGGTGCATCAGCGACTGGCCTGCCCCTGGAAGGACACAGCCCAGCACACCTGGGGCTTCCACACCTGGCTGGATGTCGGGCGTCTGCCGGCCACCTTCCCCTCCAGGCCCGACAAGCCCTACGACAGCAACGTCTGGCGATGGCTGACGGACTCCAGGGCCCACCGCCAGCCCCCAGCAGAGCCCcctgtgccccctccctcctggctGGGTCAGAACAGCTTCCTGACCTTCATCTCCTGTACTCCGATCTTCCTGGACGTGAACAGGAGGAAACAGGTGATCCTCAGGACGGTGAAGGAACTCCAAGAGGCGGAGAAACTCAAACTGAGGAGTGAAGTGAGGGCACCCCCTCTCGACACCCATGGCAACATCCTTCCCCCCAAGGCCTCCAAGAAGTAA
- the TEX52 gene encoding testis-expressed protein 52 isoform X1 — protein MASHLQRPPRGLDDPSQVRETFLKMVHAHETLPTPCTWAQREFLLPREPKELPGFTQQAYHQLALKPPPYTEMKAKVHQRLACPWKDTAQHTWGFHTWLDVGRLPATFPSRPDKPYDSNVWRWLTDSRAHRQPPAEPPVPPPSWLGQNSFLTFISCTPIFLDVNRRKQVILRTVKELQEAEKLKLRSEVRAPPLDTHGNILPPKASKKYRHFSAGRRYESGGLQLMPNPLPNDLARSWPCPNPLPHYREQTARLALLPSAPLSQDLVRNYQTLLESRVALPLHSLSRARSGRTSVRRPGHL, from the exons atggcCAGCCATCTGCAAAGACCACCCAGAGGGCTGGACGACCCATCCCAAGTGAGAGAAACTTTCTTGAAG ATGGTCCACGCCCATGAGACCCTCCCGACCCCGTGCACGTGGGCCCAACGCGAGTTCCTCCTCCCCAGGGAGCCCAAGGAGCTACCCGGCTTCACCCAGCAAGCCTACCACCAGCTGGCCCTGAAGCCGCCACCCTACACGGAGATGAAGGCCAAGGTGCATCAGCGACTGGCCTGCCCCTGGAAGGACACAGCCCAGCACACCTGGGGCTTCCACACCTGGCTGGATGTCGGGCGTCTGCCGGCCACCTTCCCCTCCAGGCCCGACAAGCCCTACGACAGCAACGTCTGGCGATGGCTGACGGACTCCAGGGCCCACCGCCAGCCCCCAGCAGAGCCCcctgtgccccctccctcctggctGGGTCAGAACAGCTTCCTGACCTTCATCTCCTGTACTCCGATCTTCCTGGACGTGAACAGGAGGAAACAGGTGATCCTCAGGACGGTGAAGGAACTCCAAGAGGCGGAGAAACTCAAACTGAGGAGTGAAGTGAGGGCACCCCCTCTCGACACCCATGGCAACATCCTTCCCCCCAAGGCCTCCAAGAA GTACCGGCACTTCTCAGCTGGTAGAAGGTATGAGTCCGGGGGCCTCCAGCTCATGCCCAACCCACTTCCCAATGATCTGGCCAGGAGCTGGCCCTGCCCAAACCCGCTGCCTCACTACCGGGAGCAGACGGCCAGGCTGGCCTTGCTGCCCAGCGCGCCTCTGAGCCAGGACCTGGTGAGGAACTACCAAACCCTGCTGGAGAGCCGGGTGGCCTTGCCCCTCCACTCTCTCTCCAGGGCCCGTTCTGGCAGGACCTCAGTGAGGAGACCTGGACACCTGTAG